In Williamsoniiplasma luminosum, the genomic stretch TTTATTGATTGCTTGAGAAATAATTTCAACTTCATTACCAATACCCCGCACTATTTTTGCATTAAACAGTTCTCTTTTATAATATATCAAAACTAAGGTAAATTCCCAAATCACCATTTTGTAAAAATATCAACACAAAAATTAAAATAGGTTATATGGATAAAAGCTATAAATCGACAAAAGCATATTTAGGTTGTTGTATTTTTGTGAAGTAGGATATTGCTGAGTTTATTAAGATGAAAAAGAGAAGAATTGATGCGATCACAATTCCAATAAATCCTAATCCCCAACCAAAATTTAGTGGAATATCAAATCACAATGTTTTCATAATTTCCGCCACTACCTTTTCTAAAGTTATTCAAGCAAGAAGGATGGCTGTGAAAACCCCGAGAGTTATTGAAACTAAATATCCACTGATTAAGTAGAGATTAATTTCACGCTTTTTGTATCCGATAGTTTTAAACATTAGAATTGTTTTTTTATTTTCTAAAAGAATCAGAATTGTCAGAATTATTGAAACCATCATCGCGATTGATATTGATGCAATAATAGAAATTCTCATTGTTCCAGTTAATGAAGTCATCAATGTATCCAAACGACGAGTTTCTAAATTGAAGATCATAATTCCTTGGTTGATGCTATTTAGGTAGTCTTCAAAAAGATTTTTCTTATAATAATCAAAGATGCTAGACCCAGCATCTGCACCCGTTTTATTCAAAATAGGCAATGTAAAATATTCCAACTGCATTGGCAACATTTGTGTTGAAAAATAGGAATTACTTACATATTTTTGTTGTTTGATATTTGAAACAATTGACTCAAAAAATTCTTGAAGCGATGGATTGTCAGAATTTGTTTTGGCAAGATATTCAAACAAACTTGATTGAGGAACATAAATATAAGAATCAAAAATTGTATCACTATGCATTATTTTGTTTAACCTTAATGTGATCGGTCCTAAATTATTTGTATTAATTACAAACTCATCACCAATGTTTAACTTGGTTCTTTTGGCATAAGTGTTTGAAACGTTTGCATTGATTGCTCATCTATTTTTTTGTTGTTCTAATTCTCGATTGTCTGAAGATGTTCGTTCAATCAAACCATATTTATCAAAACCATAATCAAAATGGTTTTGAGAATATTCATCATTTTCAAAGGCTAATAAATTCGTACGAATGTTCAACAGTTTATCGTCTCAACCATTAACATAAACCCCCATTTGTCTTCCTGATTCGATACTTGGTTTCTTGTAAGAACCAACAACCTTTCCAAACATGATGTTCATTCCGTCAAAGAGAGGATTTTCAATTTTCAATAAGATAAATCGATTTATTAATTTCATTATTGAATCAGCATTCATATGTGGTTTGTCCACTGGATTTTTTGGGAAAATAGATTCAATGATTTTTTTAATTTTGTTATAATAGGCTGGATCTCTGATCAATCTATTTAAAAAATCAGATACCGTTTGTTTGGGGATATAGGCATTGTGCATTTGCGTGGTTAAAACATTTAATATTTCGCTGGGTTTATTTCAAAATGCATCATCTAATTTGATCATTGCATTTAACTCGTTAACATCAACAGTTTCGTATGCTGGAATTACTTCTTTTTCACCATTATTTTCAATCAAATTGTATAAAGGCAGAGCTGTGTTAAGTTTGATTGATTTATAAGGTTCGTTTCATTTTTCATAACTTGTTGAAAATGCTGTCAGGGAATTACTAAATTGAAATGAAAAGAAAATGATACTAAAGGAAATCGTTAACATGATGTAAGAAATGATATTTTTATAAATATTTTTAAACGTGAAAGCCAGACCGATTCTAGTTCGACTATTGAATTTATAAACCATTGATTTTAACTTCATTTGCATTTTAGAAATATTTTTAGCAACACCCATGCCAGATATTTTTAAAATTTTGGAATTGATAATAAAGAAATTAATAGTGAAAAAACCAATAAAACCAGCTATAAATAAGCCCATAAAAGCAATGATAAAAGTATTGTCGATTGTTCAAAAACAATGATAGAAATTTAAATAACTAAATGAAATGTTGATAATCGTATTTTGAATGATTAATGCACCAAAAATACTCAAAGTAAAACCGATTAAAATTGGAGTTAGTAGAGCAAATGTGTTCAATATTGATAATTCAAAATTATTTACTCCCAAGGATTTCAAAAAGAATAAATGTTTTTGTTTAAGTAAAATAATTTGTTGACTAATAAAAAAGAAGGTTAAAAAGAGAAGTGCAAAAACAAACAAAATAATGATTGCCGAAACAATTATCGACATTTTTCACATGGTTCTTTTTAACATATTTAAATCTGTGTCTGCTCAGGCAACAGATGATTGTAATTTATGATCGCTCTTAATGGGTGAAAGCATGTTTTTTTCAAATCAGTTTGAAAAAAACTCTTGACCTTCTGCAACATTATCAATATTTGTTAAATATAAATAAAGTGAGTTATAAAAGATTGGTTTTGATGATAGTCAATATTTGCCAAATTCTGTAAATTCTGTTGCATCTTTGTTTGATTCATACAATATTTTATTGATTGTTTGAATTGGAGAATAGAAGTTAAAAGTCTTTTTATTTCAAGCAAGATCCTTGTTTAAAAATGTGCCTGCATAAAGTAGTTCATAGTTTATTTGGGAATTATTTGTTAGAACACCAATTTTGTATTTCTTACCTAATTCTAAATTTAATCAATTAGCAGTTCTTGGTTGGAGATAGAAAAACATCCCAAATTCTGGTTTGGTCTTATCAATATAATGACTAAATTTTTTGTTTTTAAAGTTGATTGTATTAACGTAATTAATCTTGTTAAATTCATCACTTTGAAAAAAACGATAGTTTAATATTTTCGCATCGTGATTACTAGTGTTTGGAATTTCTCCTGCAATGTTTAATTCATCAGCAAGGATATTTCCATAATAACCTTGATAGAGATCGCCCATATTTTTAGTTGATAGTAATGTCTCCAACGTTACTTTTTGTTCAATGTTTTCAAATTTTATACTAAAACGTTGATCGCGATAAATTGGGATATTAAATTTAGGAAGACCTTCTCCTGATTTTGCATTTTGTTCAACATATTTTTTAATGATAAATGCCGATTGAACATTTGCAGATTTATATTTATATTTGAACATGAATTGAATATAATCCACATACTTATTTAACTGGTCATAATCAATTTCAGCCTCATTTAATGAGAAATTTAAGTATGGGATGGTTTCAATATCATCTTTGATGTGAATGATATTACCTTCGTGATAAGCAAAATATTTATAGATTGTTTTGATTATGTCTTGTGGTACTTTTGAGATATCAAATTTTTTGTTTTGATTGGTTACATTTTTGTTATTCGTGTATTCAATAGTTTCAAGAAAAAAATTATAGATTGGTAGTGTAGTTGGTTCTTGTTGGGCAAAAAGATTTTCTAATTCTGAGCTGTGTTCTTGTGGTGGTCCAACCAAATACTTCTCTGGAGTGAACTTAGCATTTTTGTCTAACTTTAGACCGATTGAATTTTTAAGATCACTGGTGAATAAGGAGCCAAACGAAGTCAAACCCAAAGATAAGGAAATGCCAATGATTAAAAACAAAGTAAAGGTTAAGTATAATGGCCAATACACAATAAAATCTTTAATTGATTGTTTAAAAAATAACTTCAATCGCATATTAAATCACCTCACTTATTTTTTTATAAAAAAGGCTTTCTCTGATTAAATTTTATCAAAAAAACCCTAAAAACACATATCACCGATGTGTTTTTGGGGTTTTTACATTTAAGAAACTAGAGATCTTCAAATGTGTGTTTAGGTTGTTGTCTTTTGGTGTATGTCGAGATTGCGGCATTGATTAAGACGAAAAATGCTGTGATAGAAGTAATTAAAATCGCGATAAACATTGGGGTTCACGTAAATGATAATTCAAGATTGAATCAAAACAAGCTTGCAATGTCATTCTTCATGACTTCTAATAAAAATCACACAATTCCAATCGCGGTTAAAACCGCAAACGCCATGGAGACAAAATATCCGCTAATTAAATACTTATTAATTTCACTTTTTCGATACCCGATTGTTTTAAATAAGAGAATTGTTCTTCTATTTTCTAACAAAATCAGAATGGTTACTAAAACAGAAACAATGATTGCAATTGCAGAAGACATAAAAATTGCTATTTTCAAAATACCAGCAAATCCTTGTGTTACTTCTTCCATTTTTTGAGTGACGACACTAAATATTAAAACATTTTTAATGATGCTATTTAGGTACCTTTCAAAAGTATTTTTTGAATAATAATCTTGAATCTTCTCACCATTAGAATGAAAAATCGGTAATGTAAAATATTCTAATTGCATCGGAAGATTTTGTTGTGAAAAATAAGAATTGCTAATATAAACAGGTTCAGCTTTTTTCATATCTTTAACAATTTGACCAAATTTTTGACTAATAATTTGCTTATCTCGATTTATTTTTTCGAGATAAGCAAATAAATTTTTTTGAGGTACATAAATAGAAGATTCTTTGCTCAGAGTGTTTTTTACTATTTTATTTACTTTTAATTTTATGTTGTGTGCGATGGGTTTAATCGCACCTTTATCTGTTTTGAAACCAATATTGACTCCAATATCTTTTTGATCTCCAACTTTTAAATTAGCTCGCTTGGCATAAAAATTGGAAATGCCAACTTTTAAAACGGGACTAGATTCAAATGTTGTATCAACATTTGAATCTGTTTCTGCAACATTGTATTCGAAATGTTTTTTTGATTCTTCATCATTTTCAAATGCAATTAAATCAACATAAAGACTGTCCTTTCGATCAAATCCTCTAGTCGTAAAAATACCTCTTTGTTTACCTTCTGGAATCGTTTTTTGGTTAATCGAACCAACCACATTTCCAAACATAATATTAATACCTTTAAACGAAGGAATTTGAAGCCTTAATGTTAGCAATTGATCAATAAAACTTTTGAACGGATTTTTGTTTTGAGTGTTTTTTGCAAGATTAGATTCTGCAAAAAATGAATTTGCTTGACTTAAGATTTGATCATAATATTTCGGCTTTTTAATCACTTCATCTAGAAATCAAAGAACTGTTTCTTTGGGAATATATGTGCTTTTCATATCTTCAATTTTATTCAATTTTTCAAGCACAGTGCCACCAGTTGGATTAGTTCAAAAATCTTTGTCTAGTGGTTTGAAATATTTAATTTCATTCACATCAATAGTTTTATATGAATCAATTAATTTGTCTTCAATATTAAATAAAGGCAATGAGTGATTAAGCTTTATCGATTTATAAGGTGCGTTTCATATTTCGGGAGCATTATTAAAAATTTTAATTGAGCTATTAAATTGAAAGGAAAATAAAAAGACAGCAAATGAGAAAGTTAAAATTACGTAAGAAACAATATTTTTATAAACGTTTTGGAAAGCAAAGGCAAAACCAAGTCTAAGTTTAGGATTTCATCCTTTGATTAAAAATTTCATTTTCATTTGAAAATGCGAAATACCTTTGGCAACACTCATTCCAGATATTTTTAATGCATCTGAATTTATTATCAGCAAGCTGATAATAAAAAAACCAGCAAAACAAACCAACATCAAACCAACAAAAGCAATAATAAATTCGAATCCAAATGTTCAAAAACTATGGTAATAATTTCAAAACTCATAGACAATATCCATTAAGATGCTTTGGACCGCCAACGATCCAAAAATACCGATAGTAAAACTGACCAAAGTCGGGAGTATTAGAGCAAACGTTGTTAAAGTTGATAATTCATGATTCCTAATTCCAATTGATTTTAAACAAAATAAATTTTTTTGCTGCAACAAAATAATTTGATGGCTGATAAAGAAGAAAATCAAGAAAAGTAACATCAAAACAATCACAACAATCACGATTGTAATCCCAATAAAAACTCTCAACATGACTAACGCTGATGTGTTGGTATCAGTATCTGATCAAACGGTTGCTGATTGAAGTTTTGGTGCATTTCCATTAGCGTTTACATGTTCCATTAAATAGGTTTCAAATCAATTTGAAAAATGACCTTGTCCTTCTTTTGTATTTTTACTATTTGGAAAGAGTAAATAAATTATATTGGTGATAGCGTTTGGAGCTGAATTTCAATATTTTTGAAATTCAGTTTGATTAGTATTTGTGTTTTGTTCTGCTGATGTTTCATAAAATATTTTATTTATAGTTTGTGCTGGGGTATAAAAATCTCATTCATTTGGAAGATATCAAAGATCGGGATTTAAAATGGTTCCTGCATAAAGCAATTCATGGGTTTTTCTTTTTTCATCAGTTCCGACAAATACTTTGTATTTTTCTCCCAATTTAAAATTGGCTTCATTCGCACTTTTTGGTTGCATGTAAAAAAACATTCCAAATTCTTCTTTGGTTCTATCAAGATAATTTTTAAATTGATCACTTTCAAAATCAATTGATGTTTGAAAATTTATTCTGTTGAATTGGTTATTTCAAAATAATTTATAATTAGGTATTTTCATCTCTGGGTTTTTTAAATCTGAAATTTTTTCCAGAATTTTATTTCCATAATAACCTTGGTGAATATCACCCATTTTTTCATTTGTCACCAATGAGTCTAAAGAAATTTTTTGAGACATATTTTCAAGTCTTAAGTTTCCTTTTGATTGATGAATAAATTGAAAATAAAATTTATCTATCCCATTGTCGGTTTTCAAATCTTGTTTCAAATATTGATCAATAATAAAAGCCGATTGGATATTATTGGTTTTGAATTTTGCTTTAAAAATATGTGATATGTAATCAACAATTTTATTCAATATGTCAACATTTTTTACCATCTGTTGATGACTCGGCGTATGAAAAATATTTGAAATAGAACTAAGTCTAACATCACTTTCATTTAATCGGACAATGTTACCACCATTATTAGCAAAATATTTGTATATAAATTTAAGAACTGGATTATTTTGGTCTTCTGCGGTTGTGATTGAGTCATGAGTTATAGATAGTGATTTTATTTTTTCTCAAATCTCTTTATTTTCGAAATTGATTGCATCATAAAAGAAATTATAAATAGGAAGTGTTGATTTTTCTTCTTGGAAAAAATCTTCATTGGCTTTTTCTTTTTCTTCAGGGATTGTATAGCGTTGAGCAACAAAACGAGCATTTGCATTATACTTTGAACCAAATGAACTTTCGATATCTTTTCCAAACATGGAAATAAAGGAAATTAAACCCAATGACAAAGAAATTGCAAATGCTAAAAATAATGTAAAGGTTACATAAAGGGGTCAATAGACAATTAGATCTTTGAATGATTGTTTAAAAAATAATTTTAATTTCATAAAAGAATACCCCTTATTTTTTATAACCTATCAATTTGAATATATCAAAAATAGAATTAAATCCCAAAAATTTATGATTTTTGAAGATTTAATTCTATTTTATAACTATTTTTTTAGACTTTTTTGTGAATCACAAATTTTTAGATTTTAAAAAAATCTGGTAGCTAAATCAAATGCACGGAACAACTAGTAGAGTGTTTACAAGAAAAATTGCAAGCAACTCTCAAGGGAGATCGATGGTTTTAAAATTAAAAAAATCATTAATTTTTTTCACAGGAAGTAAACTTATAATTGTGATAATTAAAGCAAGGCAAGAAAAAAAGAGTAAACGTTTATTTAAGCTAAATTTTTCTTTGACGGGTTTGACAACCCCTGCATGATTAATTGGTAAAAAGAAATTATTAAATAAAAGCGAGTAAAGAATTGGGGAAATCATAATTGTCATGTAAACACCGGTCTTACTAAATTCTTCAGAAAATATTTGAGGCGCATTGAAGAGTTTAACGATTTCATAATTTAAAACTGCAAATGTTGCATTAAAAACTGTTGTTATGATAATTTGCATTTTAATTCCTTTAAGCAACGATTCTTTTTTATGGCTTGGTGGGGGATTAAACATAACTCCTTTGCGATCATATTGCATTCCGATGGGAATCGCAACAATTGTTTCAATGATTAAAATATGAAATAAAATATTGATTGAAATCAAAGCAATATCTTTATTAATTAATAAAATAAATAAGATTGTTAGAACTTGACTAATGTTGGCAGCGATTAAAAATGAAATTGAATATTTAATTTTTTCATAAACATTTCTTCCGGCACGAATTCCAAAAACAATACTTTTAAAATTATCATCTTTTAAAATGACATCACTAACTTCTTTAGTCACTTGAGTTCCGTTAATTCCCATGGCAATTCCAACATCAGCCTTAACGATACTTGGAGTATCGTTAATTCCATCCCCTGTCATTGCAACGATGTTGTTGTTGGCTTGCAATATTCTCACAATAATTGCCTTATGTTCAGGGCTAACTCGGGCAAAAACATTCGTTGTTTTTATTTTCTCAGCCAATTCTTCATCAGAAAGAGTGTCTAATTCTGCCCCATCCATAACTTGGTTGTAGTAGTCTGTGTAAATCCCTAATCTTGTGGCAATTTCTTGAGCAGTAATCTTGTGGTCTCCGGTAATCATAATGACCCTAACCCCGGCCTTATTGGCGTTTTCAATAGCCATTTTCACTTCTGGACGTGGAGGATCAATAATTCCTATGACACCAATAAAAATTAAATCAGTTTCATACTCTTCATAAACTGAGTTTAAATGTTTGTAAGCGACACCTAAAACTCTTAAACCTTGTTGTGCATATTTGAATGATTGTTCTTGAATTAAATTTCTATCTTTTTTGGTTAAAGGACTAACAACGCCATTAACTATTTTTTTTGTGGAGTGCTTTAAAAGATAATCGAATGCTCCTTTTGTATATAAAATTAAATCATTTTTATCTTGATGAACTGTTGTCATCATTTTTCGTTTTGAATCAAATGGAATTTCATCAACACGAGGGTGATTTATTCTAAGTTTTCTATAATCAAAGTTTTGTTTCATCAAAAATTTGATTATAGCGACTTCGGTTGCACTTCCAATAATTTCTGTGTTTTCACAAACTGCATCATTACACAAAGCAAGAGCATTTAAAAAATGCTTATTATTAGTAATTACACTAGGGTCTTTTTCAGCTTTTAAATCAACAAAAAATTGATCAATATCCATTTTGTTTTGTGTCAATGTCCCTGTCTTATCAGAACAAATAACATTAACATTGCCCAATGTTTCAATTGATTTTGGATTTTTTATATCAACATTATTTTTGCTAAGTTTTTTTGTAGCAATGGTCATGCATAACCTCACAATAATGGTTAATGATTCAGGAATCACACTGATTGCAGCAGATACAGCCAATAACAATAATGTACTTCATGATTTCAAATCTTCTGGTAATTGATTTCGAATAAAAAAAGAAAAAAGCAACAAAATTAAACCAAAAATGAAGGCAATAATTCCAATTCGAATCGTCAAACCTTTAGTTTTCTTTTCCAAAGGTGTTCTGATAAACTCTGATTTTGTAATTTTAGAAGCAATTTTTCCAATTTCAGAATGTGTTCCTGTTTTTAAAACGATGCCAACTAATTTTCCTTCTAAAATCATTGTTGACATGAAGGCCATGTTTTTTTGGTCTGAAATAATTAAATTGTCTGCTTTGATTATTGTAGCAATTTTTTCCACAGGTTCTGATTCGCCAGTTAAGGATGATTCATCTATTTTTAAAACGGATTCATTGATAATTCTTAAATCAGCTGGAATAAATTCACCTAATTTAGCATGCACCACATCCCCAGGAACTAAAAAAATTGGATTGATTTGTTGGATTTCACCATCTCTTAAAACAGAAACAAAGGTATCTTGTGTTGTGTCCAATGAAGAAATGTAGTTGAGCGATTTCATTTCTTGATAAGTGGAGATGATTGAGTTTGTAAGAATAATTATCCCGATGACACATAATCCCGCAATATCGGGCATTGAAAATTTTTCTTCAATTGAATTAGCAATAATTGTGACCAAACCGGTCAGAGCCATTATTACACATAATGGATCTAAAAATGTTTTTAAAAAAACAAGCAAAAAATTGTGTCTTTTAGATTGCGGTAAATGATTCAATCCGTAAATTTTTAAACGTCGTTCGACTTCTTGAATGGTTAAACCTGTTGTTAAATTGGTATCAAGGATTTTAGCAATCTTTTTATTTGAAAGTTGATATCATTTTTTTGTTATTTTTTTTGGTTGATTAAAATCAAAAGCATCAATATTTTTTTCCATATTAATTTACCTCTTGCAACTTTTTAGTTACTTTAAATTGCGAATAAATTATATCAAATTCTAACTTCTTAAATAGAAATTGGCCTCTTTATCAAATTAATTTTGGAAGGTCAAAAAACTTTTATTAGTCTAACAATCATGTCTCTTTAATACCAAGTGAAAAACACAAATTCAATTAGTGGTTAACCCTCTAATCGAATTTGTGTTTTTTGTTTTTTTAAGCTTAAATTATTTTCTATTTATCAGTAATGAAATCTTAATCATTGGAACCATTAAAACTTGATTAACGGGATAACTTAATGCCCAAACAGAAATTCCATTATAAATAATTGAATAAACTCAACCGTTATCTCCTCAACTAGGTCCAAAAGCAGCTACTCAAACAAAATATCCTGATATTGTTTGAACAATATAAATTCCTAAAAAAGTGAAAAAACCGACAATAATATAATTTAAATAACTAATGTAACCATTTTTGCGTGTAATCTTAAATTTCAACATAGAAATCATCCCTGGGATCATCATTGGAATAAAGTAATCCAATAAATATGATCATGGCGAAATGATTAAACCAGAACTTAAAAATAATAACGACATTAAAGCAGATGCACCCCCTGCTAAAATCGAAAGAACTGGTGAACAAACTACCCCAAGTGTAATTAGTGGTAAGTATTTTAAAGCAATCCCGCCCCCATTTGGTAATTGGGGCATAAATTGTTCTGTGTAAGCAAACACAATTGTTAAGGCTGTGAACATTCCACATAAAACAACATCATGAATAGTTAGTTTTCTAATGCCGAATAACTTTCAACTTAAATGCCTTTTACTTTTTGCTCCTTTATTTGTTTCAAACACATAAATTAAGATTCCAATATTAATAACCATTAGCGAAAGCACACTTAATAAAATGAATTGCATTTTATTATTAAGTATTTTATCTAAGTCGGCTAAAAACCAACTAATTGTAATTAAAATTCCGAATGCAAACGCAAAGGAAAATAGCATAATCGAAAATGTTTGGACATTTTCGAAAACCTGTGGATCGATAATATTAGTTCAAGATATTTCCATCACACTAAACAAGATCAATCCAACTAAAAGCATAACTGTTGTAATCAAAGAACAAATCATAGCTATTTTTAACAGTCAAGGTTTTTCACGAATTGGATGAATATGTACTCATCACTTTTCTTTATTTGTTTGTGAATTTAATAAAAGTTTCACTTCTTCTTGTAAATCCGTTTGTACATTTTGTACTTTTTCTTTTTGCATAAAAAAATCTCCTTTTGAGAGACAAAGAAAAAAACAACTAATCTGACTCCCTCCGCTAGTATTAACTAGATCAGGTTCAAAGAGTGTTTCTCAAGCTTGTGCTACCTCTGTCATATATTTACGTATTTATTATATAACTTTCTAAACATTAGTGAGCAGGTAATGTTTGTTTTTTGGCTTTTTAAAAACAAATTTTCCAGTGTTGAATAATGAGTAAAATTTAATTGTTGAGACTTATGATAGTTTTAATAAGTGGTTGTTTGAATAGAAAATATCGAGACGACAAGAATCAAGTTCACAAAGCACCTCAGTATATAAGCCCAAAAATAATAGGCATTAAAACATGTAAATAAATTTGATTAAAACCACCAAATCAAATGGTTTCAAATGGTTTATATAAATGTATAATGTTCAAAAAACCCAGTAAAATAAGGCATTAATAAGATAAAAACAAATAAATCAAAGTGGTTGATTGATTATCAACCAAAAGATTTGATTGGCAATAAAAATCGTAAGAATTTTAGAAAAAAGTTTTGAATTTTTTTCTAAAATTTTCCTTTATTAACCAACAACGCAACCTTAATTGTTGGAACCATTATGATTTGGGTTAATGGATAATTAAATGGTCAAATTGATAAGGCATTATAAACAACCGAATAAACAACTCCATTATTCCCTCAAGCCGGACCCCCAGCCATCGCCACTCAAATATAATAACCAGAAAGTGTTTGAATAATGTAAATTCCTAAAAAAGTTAAAAAACCAACAATGATGTAATTTAAATAATTGATATAACTTTTTTTGGTTGTAATTGTAAATCTTAAAATACTTACAATCCCAGGAATCATCATCGGAATGAAGTAATCTAAAATAAATGATCAAGGTGAAATGATCAAAGTTGATCCGACAAATAATAGTGAAAGTAAGGCACCACAA encodes the following:
- a CDS encoding energy-coupled thiamine transporter ThiT, with the translated sequence MQKEKVQNVQTDLQEEVKLLLNSQTNKEKWWVHIHPIREKPWLLKIAMICSLITTVMLLVGLILFSVMEISWTNIIDPQVFENVQTFSIMLFSFAFAFGILITISWFLADLDKILNNKMQFILLSVLSLMVINIGILIYVFETNKGAKSKRHLSWKLFGIRKLTIHDVVLCGMFTALTIVFAYTEQFMPQLPNGGGIALKYLPLITLGVVCSPVLSILAGGASALMSLLFLSSGLIISPWSYLLDYFIPMMIPGMISMLKFKITRKNGYISYLNYIIVGFFTFLGIYIVQTISGYFVWVAAFGPSWGDNGWVYSIIYNGISVWALSYPVNQVLMVPMIKISLLINRK